A region of Acidobacteriota bacterium DNA encodes the following proteins:
- a CDS encoding succinylglutamate desuccinylase has protein sequence MQTALLRVVLILICALPVRAATFSVGTASADSGQKATGYLEVPAGSDAATSIPVIVVNGSKPGPILALVSGAHGTEYASIIALEKVIQTIDPTQLSGKLIIVPLVNLGSFEKKVPHVNPIDGKSMNRFYPGNPNGTQTERASWLITEEVVEKCDYLIDLHGGDLDESLRPYSYWSKTGNEKLDAASRGMVLAFGLDHIIVVTDRPKDPHASRYLDSTASTRGKPAIAVEAGYSGTTEPEDVQKLVDGCYNVMRNLRMLAGEATPVERPVWIGRVSSVTSPNAGFFYPLVRRGTYVAEGMKIGYVTDYFGKTVWEVRAPTSGVVLYICSVPSMKKDDNVANIGQITTEP, from the coding sequence ATGCAAACTGCCCTGCTCAGAGTTGTTCTGATTCTCATCTGTGCTTTACCGGTTCGCGCAGCGACCTTTTCAGTTGGGACCGCGAGCGCGGACTCTGGTCAAAAGGCGACCGGCTATCTTGAAGTGCCGGCCGGATCGGATGCTGCCACGAGCATTCCTGTAATCGTAGTAAATGGAAGCAAGCCGGGTCCCATTTTGGCGCTTGTCTCCGGAGCGCACGGCACAGAGTACGCATCCATCATCGCGCTGGAGAAGGTTATCCAGACCATCGATCCCACGCAACTTTCAGGAAAGCTGATCATCGTTCCGCTCGTGAATCTTGGATCCTTCGAGAAGAAAGTGCCTCACGTAAATCCCATTGACGGCAAGAGCATGAACCGCTTTTATCCTGGCAATCCGAACGGCACGCAAACCGAACGCGCATCCTGGCTGATCACTGAGGAGGTAGTCGAAAAATGCGACTACCTGATTGACCTGCATGGCGGAGACCTCGACGAGAGTCTGCGTCCATATTCCTATTGGTCCAAAACAGGAAACGAGAAGCTCGACGCAGCTTCGCGCGGAATGGTGCTCGCCTTCGGCCTTGATCACATCATCGTAGTAACCGATCGGCCGAAAGACCCCCATGCATCGCGCTATCTTGACAGCACGGCCAGCACTCGTGGCAAACCTGCGATTGCTGTTGAAGCCGGCTACTCGGGGACTACAGAACCCGAAGACGTGCAGAAGCTCGTCGATGGCTGTTACAACGTGATGCGAAATCTGAGAATGCTCGCGGGCGAGGCGACGCCCGTCGAGAGGCCCGTCTGGATTGGAAGAGTCTCCAGTGTCACCAGCCCGAACGCAGGCTTCTTTTATCCACTTGTGAGGCGCGGCACCTACGTAGCTGAAGGAATGAAGATCGGCTACGTGACCGACTATTTCGGCAAAACAGTATGGGAAGTGCGGGCGCCCACATCAGGTGTGGTTCTCTACATCTGCTCTGTGCCCTCGATGAAGAAAGACGATAACGTCGCGAATATCGGCCAAATAACAACAGAGCCATGA